AGCGGGGAACGGCTGGATCCGGATGCCGGTGTAGCCCGGTCCCGCCGCCTGCACGCCCGCGACGTGCTGGTAGAGCCAGTCGTCGACGGTGCCGAGGAAGGCGTGGTCGAGCGAGCGCGAGTTCGCCCCCCACTCCTCCCACATCGTCGTCGCGCCCAGCTCCTCGAACCAGAAGCCCCACCCGGGGTAGGTCGGGTTCGTCGCGACCCGGTAGGCGAGGTCGGCGTACCCGTTCTCGGTGAGGACCGGCAGCAGGTACTTCGTGCCGATCGCGCCGGTGCTGAGGTGGTCCTCGCGCGCCTCGACGTCGGCGACGAGGTTGGCGAGCACCCGGTCGTGCTGGTCGTCGGGGACGATCCCGAAGGCCAGCGGCAGGATGTTCGCGGTCTGGCGGTATCCGGCGTCTGCGTTGTCGACGTAGACGCCGCGCTCGGGGTCGTAGAACGTCGCGTTGAACGCCTCGGTGATCCGGTCGGCCATCTCCGCGAAGTGCGCGGCGTCCTCCTCGTGCCCCAGCACGGCAGCGATCTCGGCCAGGTGACCGGCCGTCTTGATGAGGTACGCCGTCGCGGGCAGGCGGGTGCCGGCGTTGCCGCCCGGCGTCGGGTCGAGCCAGTCGCCGTAGCTGAAGCCGGTGTAGACGCCGCCGGTTCCGGAGATCAGCTCGTCGTAGTGGTTCATCCAGCGCGTCATGCCCTCGTAGTTCTCGGCGAGCACGCGGGTGTCGCCGTAGTACCAGTAGAGGTTCCAGCTCATGAGGACGTAGCTCGACGTCCAGAGCGGGTCGTTGACCTGCTTGCCCCCGACCGTTCCCGGCACCGTGTTGCCGAGGGTGCCGTCAGGGTTCTGGTCGTCGCGGTGCGAGCGGATCCAGCTGTCGTAGAAGGTCTGCATGTCGAACCCGGCGATGGCGGAGTCGGCCCCGAGGAAGGCGTCCGCGCCGTAGGCGCGCTTCTCGTACATGGGGGTGTCCGTCGGGATCGAGTGGAGGTTGTTGAGGAGGGTGTTCGCCTGGGCCGCGTGGTAGCGGTTGAGGAGGTCGTCCGAGCTCGCGAACCCGCCCGTCCGCTCGACGGCGGTGTGGACCCGCATGCCCGCCACGTCCCGGACGGTGACGCCCGCCGGCGCCGCGACCTGGATGTAGCGGAACCCCGCGTAGCTGTAGCTCGGCCGGTAGGACTCCGGGCCCCCGCCCTTGAGTGTGTAGGTGTAGGTCTGGATGTTGAAGAACCCGCCGTTGTTGTCCACGGTGCCGTCGGCCCGCAGCTTCTCGCCGTAGGTGATCGTCACCGTCGCGCCCGCGGGGCCCTCGACGGTGACGTCGGCCCACCCGGCGGTGGGCTCGCCGAAGTCGTGCACGGTGACACCGGCCTGCGGGGTGGCGACGGCGACCCGCTCGAGGGGCTCGGTCACCTTGATGGCCGGGAACGCCTGCGAGCGGAGCTGCCCGCCTGGCGCCCGCACGGACACGGCCGGGTTCCACGATGCGTCGTCGAAGCCGGCGGTGTTCCAGCCGGGCTGCTCGCGGCGCGCGTCGTAGCTCTCGCCCATCCACATGGAGTCCGACGTCGTCGGCCCGGCCCCCGCCGTCCAGGTGCGGTCGCTGACCACCCGCTCGACGGTGCCGTCCGTGTACGTGATGGCGAGCTCGAGCTTGAGCTTGGTGTCGTCGTGCCACGGCGAGCTCATCCACTCGTCGGGGAACGTCTGGCCGAAGTACCCGCGGCCGAGGCTCACGCCGACCGCGTTCTCACCGTCCTGGAGCGCCTCGGTGACGTCGTACACCGAGTAGAGGGTGGTCTCGTCGTAGACGGTGAAGCCGGGGTCGAGCTCGTGGTCGCCTACCCGCTCACCGTTGAGGTAGAGCTTGTAGAAGCCGAGCCCGGTGACGTAGGCGCGGGCCTTGGCGACCTCCTTGGCCACGGTGAAGTCCTTGCGCAGCAGCGCCTCCGGCGGGGTGGGTGCGCTGATGTTGCTGCCCCACGGTCCGCCGCCGTAGGCGGCGCCGACGACGGCGGCGGGCCAGGCGGAGTCGTCGAAGCCGGGCTGGTCCCACCCCGCGGCCGCCCCGGTGGCCGCCCGCCACGACGCGTCGGTGTTGATCTCGACGACCCGGCCGTCCGAGAGCTCGACCCGAAGCTTGCCGAGGAGTCCGGCGAAGCCCTGGGCGCCGTTGGTCACCCGCGCGGCCAGGACGTTGCGGCCGGCCGTGAGGCGGTCGGAGACGTCGGCCACCCGCGGGGTCCGCCACGCCTCGCCGGACGTCGGCGACCGCAGCGCCTCGGTGCCGTTGACGGAGAGGACAAAGTAGTCGTCGGCCGTCGCCTGGATCTGGGCCGAGACGATGTCCACCCCGGCGGGGAGGTCGAAGGTCGCGCGGAAGAACCGGTCGCCGGCCGGGGCGTTCCCGCCGGCCCCGCCGCCGTCCGTCCAGATCCACCCGGCGCCGGCGAACGTCGTCGCGGGCCGCCGCGCAGGCGAGCCGATCCAGTCCCCGCCGAACTCGTCGTCGTCGAGGAACGCGGTCTCGAAGGTGGCGGGGTCGCTCCAGGGCGACGCCACCCCCGCCTCGTCCCACACGCGCACGCGCCACGTGTACGCCGCACGTGACTCGAGGTCCGCTCCGCCGTAGGTGATGTCGAAGCTTCGGGGAGACTCGACCTTGCCGGTGTCCCACAGGTCGGGGGCGTCGCTGCCGGCCGAGAACACCTCGATCTCGTAGGCCGTCTGGGCGGCACCGGGGGCGTCGGAGGTGACCTCCCAGCCGAAGAGCGGCGCTGCGTCGTCGACGCCGAGCGGTTCGCTCTGGCGCTCGACCGTGAGGTCCGTCGCCAACAGGGAAGCGCCGTCGGGCGGTGCGTCGGCGTTCGCCGCGGAGGCTCCCGCGACCGCCATTGCTGCGCCCACCACGAGCGCGACCAACTTCCGTGAGCGTGTGCGCATCGTTGCGCCTCTCTGCCAGGAGGGGTAGCGGCTCCACCGGGTAGGGCATATTGAATCGATACAGCCGCGCGGTGAACGTGACGCTACCGCCGCGGTACCGGACGTACAAGGACTTTCACGGAGGACCAGCCGCGGGTCATCCCGGACGGTGCCGGGTCCCGTCCACCGGCGTGACCGTCGTCCCGGCGGCCCTGGGCACGCTGCTGCCGCTCGTCCTCGGCGCGGTGCTCGCACCGCCGGCGCGCCGGCCAGTAATGCGCGCCCGCCGATTAATCCGCACCACCACTGCGCCCCCGATATCGTTCGGGGGCGCCGTGGTGCGTCGTGGTGGAATGTCCCCGTGTCTTCTCTGTTTCCGATGATGGACGACGACGAGCAGCCCATCCGCCGTGAGCGGCGGGGTGAGGGCCGACGAGACCGGGGCAGCCGGCGCAAGCGGCGGGGCCGCCTGACGCTCGCCATCGCCGGTGGTTTCGTGCTCGCGGTGATCCTCCTCGGGGTCGCGGCTCTCCTGCTCGCCCTGGACGCCCGCACCGCCTACGCCGAGCTCCAGGCGGCGATGCCGCAGGTGACCCAGCTCCGGGCACAGGTGCTCGCCGGGGAGAACGACGTCGCCGCCGCCACGTCGGAGGAGCTCCAGGAGCACACCAGCGCGGCCCGCGACGCCGTTCACGGCCCGCACTGGACGCTGGCGGGCCTCCTGCCGGTCGTCGGCCCCAACGTCGACGCCGCCCAGGCGGCCGCTGTCGTGGTGGATGACCTGGCCACCGGGGTGCTGCCCGACCTCGTCGCCGTCACCGCCGTGGTGAACCCGGCGAGCCTCGCCCCGGTCGACGGGCGGATCGACGTCGCCGCCCTCAGCGCGGCGGCGCCGCAGGTGGTGGCGGCCAACGACGCCGTCGCGGCCGCGGCCGAGCGGATGGACGCCGTGTCGCTCGACGGCGTTCACGAACGTCTGCGCGGGCCGCTGGAGGACCTCCAGGTCCAGCTCGACGAGGTCAGCTCCCTCACGCAGACCGCCGCGCGCGCGGTGCAGCTCGTCCCGCCGATGCTCGGCGCGGAGGGCCCGCGGGAGTACCTGCTCATGGTCCAGAACAACTCCGAGCCGCGGAGCACCGGGGGCCTCACCGGTGCGTTCGTCCATCTGCGCGCCGACGCGGGCGCCATCGAGCTGGTCGACCAGGGGCCGGCCGGGTTCCTCGGGTCCTACCCCGAGCCCGCCGTCGAGCTCACCCCCACCGAGGTGTCCCTCTTCGGCACGCAGATCGGGCGCTATCCCGGAAACATCACGGCGACTCCCGATTTCCCGCGCAGCGCGCAGATTGCCCAGGAGATGTGGCGCCAGAGCCACGGCTCGGAGATCGACGGCGTCTTTTCCGTCGACCCCGTGGCCCTGGGGTCGTTGCTCACCGCGACCGGACCGGTGGGGCTGCCCACCGGGGACGAGCTGACCGCGGAGAATGCCGCCGCCATGATGCTCAACGGCGTGTACCTGCAGATTCCTGACCCGGACATGCAGAACCTGTTCTTTCAGGCCGCCGCGGGAACGATCTTTTCCCACGTGATGTCGGGTGCGGGGAGCCCCGTCGCAGCGGTGGGGGCGCTGACCCTCGCCGCGGAGGAGGGGCGCCTGCTCGTGTGGTCCGCGCACCCGGAGGAGCAGGAGCTGCTCGCCGGCACCGTGCTCAGCGGCGAGCTGCGCGGGCACGCCGGCGATTCCCCGGTGGTGGGCGTCTACCTCAACGACCTCAGCGGCGCGAAAGTGGCGTACTACCAACGGATGGACGCCACCGTCACCGCGGCCACGTGCCGCCCGGACGGCTCGCAGGACCTCACCCTCGCGGTCACCCTCAGCAACGACGCGCCCGCCGGCGCGGCGGACCTGCCCGTCTCGCTCGTGGGCAACGGCGACGCCGTGGAGCCGGGCGGCATGCGCTCCAACGTCCTCGTCTACGCGCCCACCGGTGGGCGCATCACGGACGTCCGGGCCAGTAATGGCGAACCGGACGTGCTGCCGCAGATCCACGACGACCTGGTGGTTGCCGCCCGACGGATTGTGCTCTCACCTGGGGAAACGGTGACGACGGAGTACGACATCACCACGGGCCCCGGCCTTGACGGCGAGGTAGACCTTCGGCTCACCCCCGGTCCAGGGGACGGAAAGTTCACGTCCTCGGGTTCCCAGTGCTCATGATCAACGCTAGGATCACGAGAACAGACCGGGCG
The sequence above is a segment of the Georgenia faecalis genome. Coding sequences within it:
- a CDS encoding family 78 glycoside hydrolase catalytic domain, encoding MAVAGASAANADAPPDGASLLATDLTVERQSEPLGVDDAAPLFGWEVTSDAPGAAQTAYEIEVFSAGSDAPDLWDTGKVESPRSFDITYGGADLESRAAYTWRVRVWDEAGVASPWSDPATFETAFLDDDEFGGDWIGSPARRPATTFAGAGWIWTDGGGAGGNAPAGDRFFRATFDLPAGVDIVSAQIQATADDYFVLSVNGTEALRSPTSGEAWRTPRVADVSDRLTAGRNVLAARVTNGAQGFAGLLGKLRVELSDGRVVEINTDASWRAATGAAAGWDQPGFDDSAWPAAVVGAAYGGGPWGSNISAPTPPEALLRKDFTVAKEVAKARAYVTGLGFYKLYLNGERVGDHELDPGFTVYDETTLYSVYDVTEALQDGENAVGVSLGRGYFGQTFPDEWMSSPWHDDTKLKLELAITYTDGTVERVVSDRTWTAGAGPTTSDSMWMGESYDARREQPGWNTAGFDDASWNPAVSVRAPGGQLRSQAFPAIKVTEPLERVAVATPQAGVTVHDFGEPTAGWADVTVEGPAGATVTITYGEKLRADGTVDNNGGFFNIQTYTYTLKGGGPESYRPSYSYAGFRYIQVAAPAGVTVRDVAGMRVHTAVERTGGFASSDDLLNRYHAAQANTLLNNLHSIPTDTPMYEKRAYGADAFLGADSAIAGFDMQTFYDSWIRSHRDDQNPDGTLGNTVPGTVGGKQVNDPLWTSSYVLMSWNLYWYYGDTRVLAENYEGMTRWMNHYDELISGTGGVYTGFSYGDWLDPTPGGNAGTRLPATAYLIKTAGHLAEIAAVLGHEEDAAHFAEMADRITEAFNATFYDPERGVYVDNADAGYRQTANILPLAFGIVPDDQHDRVLANLVADVEAREDHLSTGAIGTKYLLPVLTENGYADLAYRVATNPTYPGWGFWFEELGATTMWEEWGANSRSLDHAFLGTVDDWLYQHVAGVQAAGPGYTGIRIQPFPAGGMTTASAQVDSPLGDVSSEWVREGDRFTLTVSVPVGATAEVYVPVADGDGVSVTPVAVATAHGVEDGYARFTVPSGTYTFVAGPGVGTPEGPEVSVTADTRCVVGRVVQTVRVTNESDVPATAVITGAHGSKTVTVGADRSTSATFTTRLGSVPAGEVSVSATAEDLPGTTTVTAPYAARACR
- a CDS encoding DUF4012 domain-containing protein, which gives rise to MSSLFPMMDDDEQPIRRERRGEGRRDRGSRRKRRGRLTLAIAGGFVLAVILLGVAALLLALDARTAYAELQAAMPQVTQLRAQVLAGENDVAAATSEELQEHTSAARDAVHGPHWTLAGLLPVVGPNVDAAQAAAVVVDDLATGVLPDLVAVTAVVNPASLAPVDGRIDVAALSAAAPQVVAANDAVAAAAERMDAVSLDGVHERLRGPLEDLQVQLDEVSSLTQTAARAVQLVPPMLGAEGPREYLLMVQNNSEPRSTGGLTGAFVHLRADAGAIELVDQGPAGFLGSYPEPAVELTPTEVSLFGTQIGRYPGNITATPDFPRSAQIAQEMWRQSHGSEIDGVFSVDPVALGSLLTATGPVGLPTGDELTAENAAAMMLNGVYLQIPDPDMQNLFFQAAAGTIFSHVMSGAGSPVAAVGALTLAAEEGRLLVWSAHPEEQELLAGTVLSGELRGHAGDSPVVGVYLNDLSGAKVAYYQRMDATVTAATCRPDGSQDLTLAVTLSNDAPAGAADLPVSLVGNGDAVEPGGMRSNVLVYAPTGGRITDVRASNGEPDVLPQIHDDLVVAARRIVLSPGETVTTEYDITTGPGLDGEVDLRLTPGPGDGKFTSSGSQCS